A stretch of DNA from Triticum dicoccoides isolate Atlit2015 ecotype Zavitan chromosome 2A, WEW_v2.0, whole genome shotgun sequence:
GAAAACGCATGAACAAAAGGAAGGGAGCAACTTACGTGCTTCTCGTCATCAGACTCGACATCAGACCCAGCCTTGTCATCCTTGTCCTCATCATCGGCATCCTCATCCTGTCAACAAAGACCAGATAAGTTTAGGTCTAGCtaatcaagaatgttctgagaggtAATAACATTATGATTCAGGCCAAAGCTTACATCCAAGTCATCATCGTCCTCACCAGCCTTGGAAGCATCCTGGTAACAAACAGGTAATATTGACAATCAATAACGAGCTCACTCACACCAAACAGTACAAGTCTAATAGTAGCAATAACAACAATTTAGGAGAAAGAGTTCCAGTAACCAAAGAGAAGACGTGCTGCTATTCATAGGCACAACACAACAGACATATACCAGAAACAGATGATATCAATTAGACTTCTGGTCATACTATGGTTGCATTTATTGAAGTGGGGGATATATGTAGGACTAATGGTAGTGACAGGACAGGACCTAAATCTGTTCAGATTTAATTTAGCTTCCGCAGGACCGGCAGGAAATTATGAAATAAAGCAGCCATGAAAGAGGGAGAGAACGTAAAATGGCATGCACGCTAACACAAAGATTGATAAACAGGAACATAACAAAGCTAATCATACTGAAGCTGATACCCATGCAGCAATTAACTAGGCAAACATTAATACTGCCAGGGAATTTACctcctcttccttcttcttttcagCCGCGTCAAAAGCAGCCTTCTCAGCCTGCAAGTTGCAAGATTCAGCACCATTAGTACATATTGGATCAACAATCAAATGATAAGGTGATAGATGATGCTAGGTAAAATGCACCATACCTCCTTATGCTTGGCCCAGGTCTCTTCAGCAAATGTCTTGGCCAAGGCAGCATCGTCAGTGATGAGAATGTTGTCAAACAAAGTTCCTGACTTAACCTGCAGACATAAGAAAAGGCATGACTATTTGTTCCGTCTTCCTGACAGAATTGACGAGTTACTTGGCAATCAGAACAGACCTGCCACAGCTCAATTCCGATGTACTTCAGGCTGTCGAAAGCATAGATGTAAGGATCATCCTTGAAGTCTGTGAAGCACAATAAAGATGTCAGAGCATGAGTCATATAATTCACTACCCAAAACATTTCATAATCAGAAGTTAAATCCTAGATACTAGGTCCGGTTCCAGGTAAAAATATACCTGGGTTGGCAATCATAGGTGCCTTCCATTTGCCCTGGTAGTTAGGGTTCTTGATTTTCTGGCATATGAAACAAAATTTATTAGACATCAAAATACGCATTGCTGATTAAAGTGTTTCTGAATTGACAGAAAAAACAGGCATACCTTTTGCTTCCATGGGCCCTTGTACTCTGGGTTGGGGATGGTTGGGGCAGTCCATTCACCATCTTCCTCATCATCCCAATCTTCAGGCTGCAATAATCACAGCAAGGAATGTTAAAACACATTGGTGTACATCATATGACATACAATGACATATCAAGCTACGCATGTACCTTCTTAGCATCAGGATCGGTGACTTCCTTGGGAATGTCATCATAGCCCTGAAAATAACCAACCATGAGTCATATACTCAAATATTGCATAAAAACAAGATATGGTGATCATTTCTAACCGCACTGTGCGAGGCGCCAAAAAAGGAGCAATTCTACTAGAGAATGCAAATAAATTTATAGCTAACTGAGAAGTGGCAAGTGGCTTTAATACAAAGCGCTAGTTCTGATCACATCATTATTCATCAATTCATGCGGGTATCAACATTGTAGAAACAAAGAAATCTACCTCTGGCTTGACGTCCTCGGGATCAGGAATGTACTCCTTGTCATCCCAGTCCTCTGGCTGCAATCACAAAACACGTCAGCCTATGGATATCGAAAAAAGAGCAAGCAACAAAATTACAAGCAAACTCCACAATTTACCTTCTTAGCTTCTGGGTCCTTGATTTCCTTGGGAGGAAGAATATCCCAGTGCTCGTAGATGCTTCCAGTTTGCTTCTCTTCATTGTCAATGAGAATGCTGTATGTGGCATCAGGGCGGATGATCAAAGTGTACACATGCGACAGCTGATCGGTCTCGCAAGGCACGTCCTTCTTGATCAAATGGTTCTTGCCATCCTTAGTAAGGATAGTGTGAACCTTCTTGGTGCTGTACCCACAGATATCTGGTCCAAACATAATGCTGTAGCACAAAAGTACAAGTTCAGTAAATTAAGCAGAGAGCAGGCACATCAGCACAAGAACAGAAGAGAACAGCTACCTGTATGGTGTGTCGCCACCGAATTTCTTCTGGTCAACATCACCTCCAAGCAACTTGACATAACCACCACCGCAGTCAAGCTTCTGCTCATGCTTCACCGTGAACTGCAGCACAAGTGTCTTGTCCTTGTTGCTGAACTCAGGGTACTCCGCCGAGATGGCGTAGAACCTGTAGTCCTCTGAGGTTTGGATACCTACATCGAGAATCAAGAATCAAGGCTTCATCAGTAAACCGCAAGAAAGAAAATCTCTAGTCAAGTTTTCCTGAAAGAGGTGGAGAGAAGTTTGGGTAATTCACCTTTGTCCTCAGCATCTCCATGCCATTTTCCAGATGTGTGGTTCCATTCACCAGCCATGTTCTCATCCTTCTTCCACTCAGACTTGACCCACCGGCTTTCCCAACCATCTGATCAGACAACAAAGTTCCACTTAGAACGGCCCAAAATAGCAGATATACAGTAAACATTACTCAAACCAGTAGGGTAAATTTAAGGTAAGATTTAACTGCCCAGGTTCTGTAGAGTGCTGACATGGGTTGACAGAACAATGCCGTTTCTAGTATGTCCTATTTATAGATCCGAAAAACTGTATATGGAACAGGCATGATCTATCATGACAGGTAGCGAGTGACAACACTCGAACTGAAACGACGTGATTGCCATAAAGCGTTGATCAACACTAAATGCGCATGTAACACTAGGGCACACAGAGTTCACAGATGGGAGCACGAAGAAGAACGAGCCATGAATCTAGATTGGCTTTGTTTCGCCGGTACTAAAACCCACGAAGCCATGCATCAACCAGGCTACGAGATCATGTGTCGCCACATTAacgtcatggaagaagacatcagCTTAACCTAGCGTCAGATTCAGATCTTCTAGATCACAGCAGCGACCAGCCAAAAATGGAGAACGAAGCGCAAACTCGCACACAATTCAACATGGAGCAGACAGCTCTAGATCCCTAACAGCCCGCAGCAAGGACCGGAATGCGGCCAAGCCCCACAGATCACGGATCGGAACCAACTAACGCCAGCAGCTCAACTACCACTAGACAGCACTACTCGAGATCGGATCGGACGGGGAGGTTCACCTTCGAACTTCTCCTGGAAGAAGACGTCGGCGGAGACCGCGGCGACGGAGGCGAGCGCGAGCAGGGCGAGGGCGGCGCAGGAGGGCCCACGGCGGATCGCCatctcgggcggcggcggcagtcGAGACGAGAGCTCGTGGAAGCCTTTTCCCCGATCCGATCGGAACCCCTTCCCTCCCCTATCGGTTTCGCCGGGGCGCTGCTTAATAGGGGCCCTGAGGCTGACGCGCGGGTGCCACGCTGGCGCCGCTGGCCTGCGGCCACTGGCCAATGGCGGGCGCCGGCTCGGGGCGCGAGCCAGTGGGGGCGCGCCACGCGGACGTTTCGACGTGTTTGGGGCGCTCGGGACGTGGAGAGGCGCCTACCGGCCCAGCCCGAGGTTTTTTCGGGGGGTTTGGCCGGCCATTTTGGCGAGTCGCGTGTGCGCGTGCGTGGGGGCGGCGCTGGGCTGAAAATGGTAAAATGCGAATATGCGACGCGATCCGGGTGGTGCGAGGGCGTGGGCGGATGGATAGGATGGGTGATCGGTGCGTCACCGGGTGGTGTGGGGTGGGACCACATGTCAGTGGGGCGAAAGCAAAATCACTGATCTGGGATGGATGGCCTCACAATGGTAAAATACAGAGTTTGTTGGTGTGTTTTGGTTGTTTAACCTAACCGATTATTTAAGAAGAAGATGGTTGCCAATTAATTTACGAAAAACAAAAAACCGATACAAACAGCTCCCCACCACACACACAACGACAATGAATTATGAATGCCTTTTCGATGGTGCCACCCTTCGTGCTTTTGTTCCTCTTTGATTTCTCCATGTTTAGTTTCTCCTTCAAGAGGCAGTTGGTTGTCTTGCCGAACCAGGCTGACCAACCACTCATTTTTCAAGAAGATTATAAAACTCATTGGATTTCTTGTGTAGTTTTCATCAACTAAGAGGCATCAACGCACCGGCCACATCCACACCACCGATAGGAACCACTGACACGACAACATCAAGCACGCACAAATCATCCGACACGATGGTGGACTCAAGCGTATCCAGATACTCACATGACATAAGCGAAACTTGACCCTCACACGAGGTCGCTCATGAATCCACCTCCAAATGATCCCAACATAGAGACGAAGCAGAGATCGAAAATAGTTCCCGAAGTTCAGCAATGATCtaagctcaagcacgacaatggACTCGCCCTTGGTGGCAGGTATCGCATGGGACAATTTATAATCAACACGTGGGAAGAACACAAACATATAGCTCCGCCCCTTGCCCTCTGTGGAGCCAACACCGACCACACTAAGAGGGTGTGACATCGCTATAGTTTGCAACATAGCCAGCACAAAGGGAAAGCCTACTCAGTGCAACAACCGCCCACTCAAAAAATCTGACGTGTGCATGAAATGGATCGAAGAAAGAGACGAGGGAGGAAATCATTGTAAACGGAATTTCATTTCTGTAAAATCAGCTATATACCAGGCTGAAATAGTACCGCATATAAAATTAGTAGTGACCAAATTTGCAACACACCTTCATATTTCACGATGTTAGAAATAGCGAGCAGTGGACCGAGCAGCCGCATTAGCATGTCGGTTTCTTCACTGTGAACCTCGGCCTGGATCGCCTAATACCCACCAATGGCAAGAGGTCAATACATATAATATGGAAAATGTCCCAAAGgtacatgcaaaaaaaaaaaaaacaaatcgcATATGCGTAAGCAACACCCACACAAGCCAGCCTTTCCCCCTACACCGATCTGTGACGTAGTGAAATAATAATATCCAATGCATAAGACCCTCGACGAAAGACATGAGCAAGAAAGATGTAGATCAAAGCAGTAGGTTTTTAACAAGAGGCCTTGGCATGCTCAAATGACAATTTGTACCCATCCGATCCATAGTGTTAGATGCATCCGTTTCAACGATACCTAATATGGATCAGAAGGCGTAACATCTTTAAAAAAACTGCAGATATTTTTTAAATCACTAAATAATTATAAAATTTGGATCTTTTTTTATATTGACAAAACATTTTCTACAAATTTTTCACGTTTTATAAAAGAAGAAAAATGTAATCAGAAAATATTAAAAATAGAAACTACGAATAGAATCTTTATCAATTTTAAAATTCTTTGACATTTTATAAATTCGTTAACACTTTTTATATCTGGTAATGTTTTAAAATCCATGATTCTTAATTTGTAAACATTCTTATATGCTCATAAAATTATAAATTTTATTTTTAGAATAAAAACCCATTAAGAAATGGAAACAAGTAGATAATTAGGCCGGCCCAAAGAGCCATGGACATGCCGTTCTCGTGCGGTTAGTTACCTCGACGCCCGCGGGCAAGCAGTACTGGGGCGGCCCTGTTGGGGGTTTCTAGTTGTTTTCTCATTCGCTGCGCTGCAGCAGCTTTTTTACAATTTTTCGTTCAGGTTTTTCGTTTCGTATTTTTACATTCTTGtatttttatttttccttcttAATAATATATGGTGAAGAAATTTTTAGTACACTGTGAACAATTCTTTAATGCACAACAAACATTTAATAATAATAGTCTAAACATTTTTATAATATACATTGAATATTTTTAGCGACATGTTAAAATATAGGATGAATTTTTTTTaatatatggtgaacattttcttaTACATGCGATTTTAAAAAGTCATACTTGACAATTTATGTAAAAAATATTTTTCCTTTTTAAATATGGTTTTAAAGATTTAGCTTTCTAAAATACATATATTTTCTTAAGAAAAACCGACCAAAAAACATGGAGGGTAAAAGAAAAGAACACTCGCGGCCGACCCATCCGTGCTTGCTTTTAGGCCCTACGACGAACTGGTTTTTCATATAAGAATGTCAAGCTCTATTTAAGTTTTTTTAATGAAAGCTGAACCCAGTTTTATAGTATCTTTTATAGGAAATGTTGTGTCTAGACCAATATTATTTTTTCATCTATCACAACAAATCGGTTGATTTCTAACAAaaacaaatgggctgtaaactatccAAAAAAATAAATGACTTGCATGCCCATTATATTACTTTTTTTAACCCAGCCCAACAAATAGATGTATTCGGAAAACAAAAGAAAACGAGTCTACTTTTTTTAATAAAGCAGATTGGCTCTAAATTCTcagaaataataaatgggttgcTGTTCCACAATATTGTTTTTTTCACCTACCGCAACAAATTCCGCAATATTGTTTTTTCACCTACCGCAACAAATAGGTGTATCCGAAAAAAAGTAAATGCATTTCGCAAAAAAAAGTAGATGCGTACTTCTAAAAaaacaaatgggttgtaaattctcAGAAATAATAAATGTCATGCATGTCTGCGATATTATTTTTTAACCCAGTCCCGTAAATAGGTGTATTCGAAAACAaaatcaaatggactgtaaattctcaAAAATAATAAATAGGTTGCATGTCCGCAATATAGATTTTCATCCACCCCACAGAATAAGTGTATTCGAAAAACAGAATCAAAATGAGTTGTAAAAAAATGGGTTgcatgtctgccatagcttttgaaGCTGACATTATGGACCCACGAGAACGAAGTCTGCGCAaggccttgtcaacttagtcaacaaaagaTTAGGATAACTATAGCCGTTGGGCAGCCCAACGAAAACATTCAGCGAGGAGGAGAGAATGTATGAGGGAGAGAGCGTTGGTAGCGTCGGCGTGGATGCGCCGCTCAGAGTCGCCAAGAGCAACACGTGGCGATCTGTTTTTCTGGGTGTCAGACCTCGCAGTGCAAGAGGATGGTGAAGCTTCTGCTAGCCTGATGCACTGAAGTGCAAAGCTAGCCTGCAAGCAATCCGTTCATTCCAGGACGTGCAAGTGTGTCCACCGAAACAACCAGCAAGAGCTCCACGTCCAGCCCGCCTGCCTCCAGCCAGCGCAATCTCTTCGCACTCCTCCATCACGGATTTGGAGCGCATGCACCACGCGCCTGGATCAGCAGCAACCGAGGATGATCGCCGCCGCCCCCTGGCGCACATGCCATCACAATGCCCGGCATACCAGTGCCGCCGTGAACACCCACGGCCACATGCCCACGCATGTCTGTTGCGCCGCGCCCAACCACCCATCGCCACGTTGATCCGTCTATGTCAGATCCGATCACCAACCCCACTGTGCCAGTGCCATTGTCCACCAGAAGCTCGCCGCCGTGCCAAGCCGTGAGCAAGGTCCCCCTCGCCACCGTCGGCCGCATGGCTTCGCCTGTGGCGTCCTTCGATGGCAGCGAGGAGGAGGAACAGGAGATTTGTGGTGGCGGCGGCAAGGGCTCGGGCTGCCTCCAGTAACATGTATAAGCAACATGGAGAGCGACGCGGGGCTGGGTCCAACAAATAGCTTGTATCAGCAACAAGGAGCTATTCATTATGTAGATACACTAATTTCACCCAGTAACACAGGTTAAAGCCTCCACTTATGATGCCTATACTGCTGgcttttttttaacatcagtacatactcaagcgctcatacatacgcacaTATACTCACCCATATAAACACACACACATCCTATCCAtacgagcacctccgagagactaagCCGACATGTCattttgaaatttacgaagtcaccgtcggCGCCTCGTCGtggacggaaacgtctcctcccactgaaagcgcatcgccgaaaatcctgaaataaatccagaaataatgcgagcaccaggacttgaaccctgataggctgaagataccacagtccctctaaccattcaaccacaggttggttcactaTTGCTGGCTTTCATTAGGACAAGGCTAGCAAAAAGGCCTGTGTGTTGATTGGGATAATAAAATTGTGGTCTTTAAACCAAGTTTCATATTGGTGCACCAACTGGCGGGCCAGCTTTTCGATGCGGTCCAAGCACCCAAACATGCCAAAAACATCACGCGTTAGCTTGGCTGAGGCTAATGCGGACGACCAAACGTGTCACTAGTAACTTAATTTCTCTGTGGGTGATGCATATGCAGGGAGGTGGTCATCAGCAGGACACGGGAAGTAGTCGACGCGGCCGAGGCGATGATGTCTTGGTCACCCGTCCTTTTTGAGAAAATAAAAACCATTGCTAAGCTTTGAGTCATTGGGGGTGCCAAGAGCTTGAGTAGAATTATGCCCCAGAGTAGGCTTATTGTAGTTCCTTTTCATTTTAATTCTTGTTGAGCAACTCCTTAATTAATAGATTGGAGCAaaatttgtgctccattttattttacagaaaaaacaaaaaaaaattggaaaaaggcCCAAACAATTCCACTAAAAAGAACCCAGCGAgcaattttttttgagacaaacccaacGAGCGAATGAAACGGGGGATTTGCACATTTGCCACACTTTTTTTGCAACTTGCATATTTTCGACACTGACATGCGGTGGTGATGTGCAAAATATGCAAATTTTAGGAAaaaaaagtgtggcaaataatacaAAAGTTCCTGAATGAAACAACCGGAACAAACCAAGCTCACGTAGCATCTCTTTCCCGGGCCGGCCCAAATAGCATATCTTGACTAGTGTGCCCAAAATATATGCCGAGTCGAGTGAAGGTAGCTCgctcagggcatctccagccgcgcccccaggaaagcctccccaggcgattttttcgcacCGGGGctgaaaaacggcccagtcgcgtccccagaagtccgattttcgccggcttgggccgaaaacagcgccggcggacccaggccgaatccGGCGCGCTggagggcgcccgggggcgccggggcgagctgttttggcgcgaaaaagacgcgggccagccgcgtcagcgactcggcgcctcgtcttcccccaacagcCTCGGTTCCcgtggggaatcaatggcaaggctgccgccggtcagccttgccattgattcctcacgggcggcgcgttcaCGGAACGGTGCGCCGACGCCTccactccctcgcacgcgtacacacgggtgcgGTCCGGCTATAAAAGTCGGCGGCCTCCACTCACCtgcgcccacaccagccccgcccctcgccgccgtccagcccttcctctccctacctctccccgagcgccgccgcccagccccttcctctacctctcccgagcccgcccagccccgccttcgccatggcagaacgcttccccggagatacggcggcggccaacggcttcggccgccgttcgctccgcaaacaggagtcctggctcctgttccaggcgaacatcccgacgccgccggacatgcgcgccaggccgacggggtggagactcagcgtcgggggagtgcccattcccccgttgcccgacgccgtggcggaCCTGaggtacttcgccgaggaggtcgagatcgtgcgcgcgtccctcaccgacgccgagctctccctcccccagtacgccgccgacaaccacgcggcctgggcggcgtatttcgagcgccgccgacagcagcgcttggcgtccaccaacggcgcgccggtggtcggcagccggcagaacagcgagggacgctacctctggtggggcgtccccggccgcacactcgagggcgtgctcacgtacctcgagggcggcaacgacccgccgttggcgtaccccccggcgagggTGGCCGCCCCGACGCAGCACCGACGCGCCGGGCCATGGGCTTCAAGGAGGTTCggcgcctcctcttcttcctcctcatcatccCATTCTTCTTCACACTCCTCCGGCTCTCCGGCGCTGCTCGGCGCCCGCGGCGGAGACGTCGCTCGGCCGACGCATTCGCAGAGCCGGCATCGTCAGCAACGAGGGCGGCCGGTGCGccccctcgtcggctcctccgcgcttcgtcaagccaaagacggagccggggctggcgccggtgaaggccgagttcgacgacgaTGGCGACGCCGCCCtcgaatgggcgcgccaggactccattgcgatggagaaggcgcgccgcGAGAAGCAGAAGGAGCGGCAGCGCGCCGCcctacgccgcttcgaggagcgccgacgcggccgcgaggaaggcggggtcgtcgtcttgtgcgacagcgacgacgacgactacgCGCCGCCGCCTGTTCACCATGGCGACACCGGGGAGGGGTCCAGCAGGGACGCCCGCGTCAagaaggagaaggccgacgacaacgatggcggcgacggcggcgacgacttcagcccctttctCTTTTTTTAGATTAGTTTCATGTAATGTTTGGCCGAAT
This window harbors:
- the LOC119357020 gene encoding calreticulin-like isoform X2, producing the protein MAIRRGPSCAALALLALASVAAVSADVFFQEKFEDGWESRWVKSEWKKDENMAGEWNHTSGKWHGDAEDKGIQTSEDYRFYAISAEYPEFSNKDKTLVLQFTVKHEQKLDCGGGYVKLLGGDVDQKKFGGDTPYSIMFGPDICGYSTKKVHTILTKDGKNHLIKKDVPCETDQLSHVYTLIIRPDATYSILIDNEEKQTGSIYEHWDILPPKEIKDPEAKKPEDWDDEEDGEWTAPTIPNPEYKGPWKQKKIKNPNYQGKWKAPMIANPDFKDDPYIYAFDSLKYIGIELWQVKSGTLFDNILITDDAALAKTFAEETWAKHKEAEKAAFDAAEKKKEEEDASKAGEDDDDLDDEDADDEDKDDKAGSDVESDDEKHDEL
- the LOC119357020 gene encoding calreticulin-like isoform X1, giving the protein MAIRRGPSCAALALLALASVAAVSADVFFQEKFEDGWESRWVKSEWKKDENMAGEWNHTSGKWHGDAEDKGIQTSEDYRFYAISAEYPEFSNKDKTLVLQFTVKHEQKLDCGGGYVKLLGGDVDQKKFGGDTPYSIMFGPDICGYSTKKVHTILTKDGKNHLIKKDVPCETDQLSHVYTLIIRPDATYSILIDNEEKQTGSIYEHWDILPPKEIKDPEAKKPEDWDDKEYIPDPEDVKPEGYDDIPKEVTDPDAKKPEDWDDEEDGEWTAPTIPNPEYKGPWKQKKIKNPNYQGKWKAPMIANPDFKDDPYIYAFDSLKYIGIELWQVKSGTLFDNILITDDAALAKTFAEETWAKHKEAEKAAFDAAEKKKEEEDASKAGEDDDDLDDEDADDEDKDDKAGSDVESDDEKHDEL